The following is a genomic window from Litoribacterium kuwaitense.
CAAGATTAATACATTGATTCAATTCCTTCTATATCATCAGTAGTTGGATCTGAAATAGCTAAAAAAGCTTGAACACTTTTTATCTGTAAGTTGCTTTTAGAGGATGTCTCTCCTGATAGTCTATTTTATCCGTTCACAAAGATGTATTTTCATACAACCTAATTAGCCACCTTGATTTTTAAAATATAATCACTTAAACTGATTATATTAATAAGTGATAATCATTAGAGGTGATTTACATTTGAGCCAGCTAGATCAATCTTATGGTTTTTTGTTAGGAAAAGTTTTGCAACAAATGGAACAGCAGTTTGCAGAGACATTGATCCCTTTTCATATCGATGCCAGACAATATGGTGTTCTCCTATTTATTCAGGAAAATTCGTACTCATCCCAAAAAGAGATTTCTGAAAAAATGCGTATCGACCGGACAACGATGGTGAGCCATGTTGATCACTTAGAAGCTTTGGAACTTGTGGAAAGGACGAAAAATCCAAATGACCGCAGAGCCTATAGCCTGATTATTACTGAGAAAGGCGCTCGCGTATTGGTGAATTGTTGGGAATTTTTAACAAGAACAGAAGCGGAAGTCTTATCTCCTTTAGGCCAAAAAGATCAGCAGCTACTAAAGGACATGCTTTTAAATATATGGCGTCATCATAAACAGTAGGAGGTTATTCACATGAATGCACTTGATTACTTTAATGCCCGTCTCCAAGCAACGATCAGTCCAATGGATTATTTGATAGCAAACAAGAACAATCCGGAAGCATACGTCTTAATCGATGTAAGCAACGGTCCAGCGCATGTAAGACATACTACGATCAAAGAGGCTATAGTGATCCCTGAAAAAGAACTACAAAGCCGGATCGATGAGATACCAAAGGATAAAGAGGTGATTGTTTACTGCTGGGATGTGTGGTGTAATACGGCTGCCAAGTCCGCCAAGTATTTACTAGAAAAAGGGTATACAGTAAAAGAATTAACCGGTGGAATTGCTGCGTGGCAAGAAATGAACTTTCCTATTTCCAAAACGATCCAAGAGGATGACACGGAAAACCATTGTGGCTGTTAAATAAATCAAAATCACAAAATGGTCGTTCAACGGGCACAGTGCCAGGCTCCAACGATAAAGCATCGGATCGGAACCTGGCACCATCCCCAACCAATCATTAATTCACAAGAGTAGCGATGATCGAAACTCGTAACATAGAAGAAGCATTCTCTATGACTTTTATGTAGCGGAATACATTCATAATGCACGATTCTTAGCGTTACTTACTCACCAACCCCTGCTCCTCCTCGGCCATTCGCCTTCTCTCCAAAATGTGATCGAAATAAGCGGTGTACTCGGAGTCTCCGCTGTAGGAGATCATTAAATACTCGATCGCGCGCGTCATTCCTATGTACATCCGGGCAGCTTCTCTGCTTTTATCCTTTTCTAATGCGAA
Proteins encoded in this region:
- a CDS encoding MarR family winged helix-turn-helix transcriptional regulator; the protein is MSQLDQSYGFLLGKVLQQMEQQFAETLIPFHIDARQYGVLLFIQENSYSSQKEISEKMRIDRTTMVSHVDHLEALELVERTKNPNDRRAYSLIITEKGARVLVNCWEFLTRTEAEVLSPLGQKDQQLLKDMLLNIWRHHKQ
- a CDS encoding rhodanese-like domain-containing protein, with the protein product MNALDYFNARLQATISPMDYLIANKNNPEAYVLIDVSNGPAHVRHTTIKEAIVIPEKELQSRIDEIPKDKEVIVYCWDVWCNTAAKSAKYLLEKGYTVKELTGGIAAWQEMNFPISKTIQEDDTENHCGC